A genome region from Euphorbia lathyris chromosome 4, ddEupLath1.1, whole genome shotgun sequence includes the following:
- the LOC136227258 gene encoding glucan endo-1,3-beta-glucosidase 12-like — MASATSISLLFSSILLSATTFVNGQNFDEQLWCVPKAGTNNQALQANLDYACGSIDCKGIQPGGSCYEPNTVKDHAAWAMNTFYQSLGKKDSDCDFKGTGNLVVSDPSPAGCKFVDGKNMTGVAAKRWCVPREEATDQQLQSNIDYACGAGRDCKPILQGGSCFEPNTVKSHAAYAMNTFYQTLGHQHSDCNFKGSGKLVSSDPSNFLS; from the exons ATGGCCTCTGCTACTTCAATTTCCCTCCTCTTCTCCTCCATCCTACTCTCTGCCACTACTTTTGTCAAT GGTCAAAACTTCGACGAACAGTTATGGTGTGTACCAAAAGCAGGTACAAATAACCAAGCATTGCAAGCGAATCTAGATTATGCTTGCGGATCTATAGATTGTAAGGGTATTCAGCCTGGTGGTTCATGTTATGAACCAAATACAGTCAAAGATCATGCTGCTTGGGCCATGAACACCTTTTATCAAAGCCTTGGCAAAAAAGATTCTGATTGTGATTTTAAAGGCACTGGAAATCTCGTTGTTAGTGATCCAA GCCCTGCAGGCTGTAAATTTGTTGACGGAAAGAACATGACAGGAGTG GCCGCAAAGAGATGGTGTGTACCAAGAGAAGAAGCTACAGATCAACAATTGCAATCAAACATAGACTATGCATGTGGAGCTGGTAGAGATTGTAAGCCAATACTACAAGGTGGTTCTTGTTTTGAACCAAACACTGTCAAGTCTCATGCTGCATATGCTATGAACACCTTTTATCAAACCCTTGGCCATCAACATTCTGATTGTAACTTTAAAGGTTCTGGCAAGCTCGTCAGTTCCGATCCAAGTAATTTTCTATCCTAg
- the LOC136225903 gene encoding glucan endo-1,3-beta-glucosidase 12-like codes for MASATSISVLLFARVLLSATTFVNGQNLDEQLWCVPKAGTNNQALQANLDYACGSIDCMGIQPGGSCYEPNTVKDHAAWAMNTFYQSLGKKDSDCDFKGTGDLVVSDPSPPGCKFFDGKNITGTSGKRWCVPRDEATDQQLQSNIDYACGAGRDCKPIQQGGACFEPNTVKSHAAYAMNTFYRTLGNQHSECNFKGSGKLVSSDPSYGGCKYL; via the exons ATGGCCTCTGCTACTTCAATTTCAGTCCTCCTCTTCGCCCGCGTCCTACTCTCCGCCACTACTTTCGTCAAT GGTCAAAATTTGGACGAACAGTTATGGTGTGTACCAAAAGCAGGTACAAATAACCAAGCATTGCAAGCAAATCTAGACTATGCTTGCGGATCTATAGATTGTATGGGTATTCAGCCTGGTGGTTCATGTTATGAACCAAACACAGTGAAAGATCATGCTGCTTGGGCCATGAACACCTTTTATCAAAGCCTTGGCAAAAAAGACTCTGATTGTGATTTTAAAGGCACTGGCGATCTCGTTGTTAGTGATCCAA GCCCTCCAGGATGTAAATTTTTTGACGGAAAGAACATCACCGGAACG tCCGGAAAGAGATGGTGTGTACCAAGAGACGAAGCTACAGATCAACAATTGCAATCAAACATAGACTATGCATGTGGAGCAGGTAGAGATTGTAAACCAATTCAACAAGGTGGTGCCTGTTTTGAACCAAACACTGTCAAGTCTCATGCTGCATATGCTATGAACACCTTTTATCGAACCCTTGGCAATCAACATTCTGAGTGTAACTTTAAAGGTTCTGGCAAGCTCGTCAGTTCTGATCCAA GTTATGGGGGATGCAAATATCTATAA